From Acidovorax sp. FHTAMBA, one genomic window encodes:
- a CDS encoding IS5 family transposase (programmed frameshift): MKQQTLAMAADQDNGFEHSRKPTRREEFLRTMETIVPWAALCQVIEPHYPKAGNGRPPIGLERMLRIHFLQHWFNLADLACEEALYDSASLRRFVGIDLGRERVPDATTLLKFRKLLNEHKLGEALFAQVGQQLQERGFKVNTGTIVDATIIAAPSSTKNADKARDPDMHQTRKGQQWYFGMKLHIGVDSQSGLAHSAVVTAANVHDKHPLPDLLHGNEQRVYGDSAYASQKTLIRGKAPQAKDFTNQRTRRCGVVDQTQRSKNRNKSRIRARVEHLFGVVKRLWGFGKVRYRGLQKNATRAFTALALANIYLARGRLQGQVRP, encoded by the exons ATGAAGCAGCAGACCTTGGCAATGGCCGCAGATCAAGACAACGGATTCGAGCATTCGCGCAAACCCACCCGACGCGAAGAGTTCTTGCGGACCATGGAGACAATAGTGCCATGGGCCGCTCTGTGCCAGGTGATAGAGCCGCACTACCCCAAAGCAGGCAACGGCCGCCCGCCCATTGGCCTTGAGCGCATGCTGCGCATCCACTTCCTGCAGCACTGGTTCAACCTGGCCGATCTGGCGTGCGAAGAGGCCCTGTACGACAGTGCCAGCCTGCGCCGCTTTGTGGGCATTGACCTGGGCCGCGAGCGCGTGCCCGATGCCACCACGCTGCTGAAGTTTCGCAAGCTGCTCAATGAGCACAAACTGGGTGAAGCCCTGTTTGCCCAGGTAGGCCAGCAACTGCAAGAGCGCGGCTTCAAGGTCAACACCGGCACCATCGTGGATGCCACTATT ATCGCAGCGCCCAGCTCCACCAAGAACGCCGACAAGGCGCGCGACCCCGACATGCACCAGACCCGCAAAGGCCAGCAATGGTATTTCGGCATGAAGCTGCACATTGGCGTGGACAGCCAAAGCGGGCTGGCGCACAGCGCCGTGGTGACGGCGGCCAACGTGCATGACAAACACCCGCTGCCCGATCTGCTGCATGGCAACGAGCAGCGCGTGTACGGCGACTCGGCCTACGCCAGCCAGAAGACTCTGATCCGGGGCAAGGCGCCCCAAGCCAAAGACTTCACCAACCAGCGCACACGCAGGTGCGGGGTGGTCGACCAGACGCAGCGGTCCAAGAACCGCAACAAGTCCCGCATCCGCGCTCGCGTAGAGCATCTATTCGGGGTGGTCAAGCGGCTGTGGGGCTTTGGCAAGGTGCGCTATCGCGGGCTGCAAAAGAACGCCACGCGCGCGTTCACGGCCTTGGCGCTGGCCAACATCTACCTTGCCCGAGGGCGCCTGCAGGGACAGGTGCGCCCGTAA
- a CDS encoding hemolysin family protein yields the protein MEIAILFALILLNGLFAMSEIALVTARKARLQKLIDEGDSGAAAAVKLGEDPTRFLSTIQIGITSIGVLNGIVGEAALAAPLAAWLERLGVPLPYGGYAATGLVVVLITYFSIVVGELVPKRIGQSYPETFARLVARPINFLAMATKPFVLLLSTSTRTLLRLMGVKETSGSPVTEEEIHAMLVEGTTAGVIESHEHTMVRNVFRLDDRQIGSLMVPRGDVVCLDLEESLEENLRRIETSDHARFPVVKGSMENILGVINARQWLSRALRDKANGLADQPLQTVLYVPETITGMELLDNFRLSDVHMAFVIDEYGEVQGIVTLQDLIEAITGEFQPRDPETSWALQREDGSWLLDGHIPVPELKDRLNLDAVPEEERGRYHTLSGMIMLLTGTLPKVTDTVEWEGWKLEVVDMDGKTIDKILATRVPQAATAEAQQEMPS from the coding sequence ATGGAAATTGCCATACTCTTCGCCCTCATCCTTCTCAACGGCCTGTTTGCCATGTCCGAGATCGCTCTGGTCACGGCCCGCAAAGCCCGGTTGCAAAAGCTGATTGATGAGGGCGATAGCGGCGCCGCCGCTGCCGTGAAGCTGGGCGAAGACCCCACGCGTTTTCTCTCCACCATCCAGATCGGCATCACGTCGATTGGTGTTCTGAACGGTATCGTGGGTGAAGCCGCGTTGGCCGCGCCACTGGCGGCCTGGCTGGAGCGCCTGGGTGTGCCGCTGCCTTACGGGGGCTATGCGGCCACCGGCCTGGTGGTGGTGCTGATCACCTACTTCTCCATCGTGGTGGGCGAGCTGGTGCCCAAACGCATCGGCCAGTCGTACCCCGAGACCTTTGCCCGCCTGGTGGCGCGGCCCATCAACTTTCTGGCGATGGCCACCAAGCCGTTTGTGCTGCTGCTGTCCACCTCCACGCGCACGCTGCTGCGCCTGATGGGTGTGAAGGAAACCAGCGGCAGTCCGGTGACCGAAGAAGAGATCCACGCCATGCTGGTCGAAGGCACCACCGCCGGCGTGATCGAATCGCACGAGCACACGATGGTGCGCAATGTGTTCCGGCTGGACGACCGTCAGATCGGGTCGCTGATGGTGCCGCGCGGCGACGTGGTGTGCCTGGACCTGGAAGAGTCTTTGGAAGAAAACCTGCGCCGGATCGAAACCTCAGACCATGCACGGTTCCCCGTCGTCAAGGGAAGCATGGAGAACATTCTGGGCGTTATCAATGCACGCCAGTGGTTGTCGCGCGCGTTGCGAGACAAGGCGAACGGCCTTGCCGATCAACCCCTGCAGACGGTTCTGTATGTGCCAGAGACCATCACGGGCATGGAGCTGCTGGACAACTTCCGCCTGTCGGACGTCCACATGGCGTTTGTCATCGACGAATACGGCGAGGTGCAGGGCATCGTCACGCTGCAGGACCTGATCGAGGCCATCACCGGCGAGTTTCAGCCGCGCGACCCGGAGACCTCCTGGGCGCTGCAGCGCGAGGACGGCAGCTGGCTGCTGGATGGCCACATCCCCGTGCCAGAGCTGAAAGACCGCCTGAACCTGGACGCCGTGCCCGAGGAAGAACGCGGCCGTTACCACACCCTGAGCGGCATGATCATGCTGCTCACCGGGACATTGCCCAAGGTGACCGACACCGTGGAATGGGAAGGCTGGAAGCTGGAAGTGGTGGATATGGATGGAAAGACCATCGACAAGATCCTGGCGACACGCGTGCCACAGGCAGCAACGGCTGAGGCCCAGCAGGAGATGCCATCGTGA
- a CDS encoding efflux RND transporter permease subunit has product MFNWIVRNSLHNRLFVLAVAALLMVYGAITAWRTPVDVFPDLNKPLVTVLTEAGGMAPEEVEQLVTFPLETALNGMPGVTRVRSTSGVGLSILYAEFDWGTDIYRNRQLVAERLALVREQLPGGITPVMGPVSSIMGEVMLIALPLAAGDGKAAAATPMQAREYADFVLRPRLLSIPGVSQVIPIGGEVRQLRVEPDTARMAQFGVTLTQIEQALRGFAGNAGGGFIDLNSREFLIRHIGRTSRVEDLQGVAVAWKDGRAILLEQVANVRFAAAMKRGDAGYSGVPAVIVSVQKQPAADTVKLTHAIEAALGDLKQGLPVGLAAPKVLFRQADFIEASIGNVTEALRDGAIMVAIVLFAFLLSARTTLISLVAIPLSLAVTAMVFRLLDQSINVMTLGGLAIAIGELVDDAVVDVENILRRLKQNRAQGNPLSMLEVVRRASVEVRSGIVYATAIVVLVFVPLFALPGIEGRLFTPLGIAYIVSVLASMLVSMTVTPVLCLYLLPGMKRLDHGDSTLVAWLKRRDAQVLSWSFSRAKVLMAVAALAVAAAAASVPFFPRAFLPAFNEGSLVLGMVFNPGTALAEANRMGALAEMLIAEVPEVTQVGRRTGRAELDEHAEGVHSAEIDVDLKRSARGREAVMADIRARLAVLPAQVAIGQPISHRLDHLLSGVRAQIALKIFGDDTDTLRGLAEQMRQGLSGVPGLVDLTVEKQVLIPQITVRLDHRKAAQVGLSPGEAVRVLQALTDGAHGAQIVDGLRRYELVLRLPDDKRSPQDLARTLIDTPAGQIPVSAIATVQETDGPNQIGRENGRRRIVVYANTDGSDMGRVIADIRAVMAKTPMPPGTFLSLEGQFQAQEQAMQLIVGLSLVSLAMIFLVLYVRYKSAVLAGIIMANIPLALIGSVAAMWLAGVSLSVASMVGFITLAGIATRNGILKVSHYINLCKFEGEVFGQPMIVRGSLERLTPVLMTALVAAFALTPLLLAADAPGKEILHPVAVVIFGGLVSSTLLDTLLTPVMFWLFGESATRRLIEGGSAQAESEPTSQEAF; this is encoded by the coding sequence ATGTTCAATTGGATCGTAAGGAACAGCCTTCACAACCGCCTGTTCGTCCTGGCGGTCGCGGCGCTGCTGATGGTCTACGGGGCCATCACCGCATGGCGCACGCCAGTCGATGTGTTTCCCGACCTCAACAAACCCCTGGTCACCGTCTTGACGGAAGCAGGAGGTATGGCGCCCGAAGAAGTCGAGCAGCTGGTGACCTTCCCTCTGGAGACCGCGCTCAACGGCATGCCGGGGGTCACGCGGGTTCGCTCTACATCTGGGGTTGGCCTGTCCATTCTCTATGCCGAGTTCGATTGGGGGACCGATATCTACCGCAACCGCCAGCTCGTGGCGGAGCGCCTGGCACTGGTGCGGGAGCAACTCCCCGGGGGCATCACGCCCGTCATGGGGCCAGTGTCTTCCATCATGGGCGAAGTCATGCTCATCGCACTGCCGTTGGCAGCAGGCGATGGTAAGGCCGCCGCAGCGACACCCATGCAGGCCCGTGAGTACGCGGACTTCGTGCTGCGCCCAAGACTGCTGTCGATTCCAGGGGTTTCACAGGTCATCCCCATCGGCGGCGAAGTGCGCCAGTTGCGGGTGGAGCCGGACACGGCACGCATGGCACAGTTCGGGGTGACATTGACGCAGATCGAGCAGGCCCTTCGAGGCTTTGCGGGGAATGCGGGAGGTGGCTTCATCGACCTCAACAGCCGTGAATTCCTCATCCGCCACATCGGCCGTACCAGCCGTGTCGAGGACCTGCAGGGCGTGGCGGTGGCCTGGAAGGATGGCCGAGCCATCTTGCTGGAACAGGTGGCCAATGTCCGGTTCGCTGCCGCCATGAAGCGCGGTGACGCCGGATACAGCGGCGTGCCTGCCGTCATCGTCAGTGTGCAAAAGCAGCCTGCGGCCGATACCGTCAAGCTCACCCACGCCATCGAAGCGGCATTGGGGGATCTCAAACAGGGGCTGCCCGTGGGCTTGGCTGCTCCGAAGGTGTTGTTTCGTCAGGCGGACTTCATCGAGGCGTCCATCGGCAACGTGACCGAGGCTTTGCGGGACGGTGCCATCATGGTGGCCATCGTGTTGTTCGCCTTCCTGTTGTCCGCGCGAACCACTTTGATCTCGCTCGTGGCGATACCCCTGTCGCTGGCCGTGACAGCCATGGTGTTCCGGCTGCTGGATCAGTCCATCAACGTCATGACCCTGGGCGGCCTGGCGATTGCCATTGGCGAGCTGGTAGACGATGCGGTGGTGGATGTGGAGAACATCCTGCGCAGGCTGAAGCAGAACCGTGCCCAGGGCAATCCACTGTCCATGCTGGAGGTCGTGCGCCGGGCGAGCGTGGAAGTCCGCTCGGGCATCGTCTACGCCACCGCCATCGTGGTGCTGGTGTTTGTGCCGCTGTTCGCGCTGCCGGGCATTGAAGGACGCCTGTTCACGCCCCTGGGCATCGCCTACATTGTGTCGGTGCTGGCATCGATGCTGGTCTCGATGACGGTGACGCCGGTGTTGTGTCTTTACCTGTTGCCGGGGATGAAACGGCTGGACCACGGTGACAGTACGCTGGTCGCCTGGCTCAAGCGGCGGGATGCGCAAGTGCTCAGCTGGTCGTTTTCTCGCGCCAAGGTGCTGATGGCTGTCGCTGCACTGGCGGTAGCTGCAGCAGCTGCAAGCGTCCCGTTTTTTCCACGCGCCTTTCTGCCTGCCTTCAATGAGGGTTCGCTGGTGTTGGGCATGGTGTTCAACCCAGGCACTGCGCTGGCGGAAGCCAATCGCATGGGGGCGTTGGCCGAGATGCTGATCGCAGAGGTCCCTGAGGTCACCCAAGTCGGGCGCCGGACGGGGCGGGCCGAGCTGGATGAACATGCCGAAGGCGTGCATTCGGCCGAGATTGATGTGGACCTGAAGCGGTCCGCCCGGGGCCGCGAGGCCGTGATGGCAGACATCCGTGCCCGTTTGGCCGTCCTTCCAGCCCAGGTGGCCATTGGCCAGCCTATCTCCCACCGCCTGGATCACCTCTTGTCAGGGGTGCGGGCGCAGATCGCGCTCAAGATCTTCGGCGACGATACGGACACCTTGCGGGGCCTGGCCGAACAGATGCGCCAGGGACTCTCGGGCGTTCCAGGGCTCGTGGATCTGACGGTGGAAAAGCAGGTGCTGATCCCCCAGATCACGGTACGGCTGGACCACCGCAAGGCCGCGCAGGTTGGGCTGTCTCCGGGCGAGGCGGTGCGGGTGCTGCAGGCCCTGACGGATGGTGCCCATGGTGCGCAGATTGTGGACGGCCTGCGCCGCTATGAACTGGTGCTGCGCCTGCCCGATGACAAACGCAGTCCTCAGGATCTGGCTCGCACGCTGATCGACACGCCTGCGGGGCAGATACCGGTGTCTGCCATCGCCACGGTCCAGGAAACCGATGGACCCAACCAGATTGGCCGAGAAAACGGTCGTCGGCGCATCGTCGTTTATGCCAACACGGACGGCTCCGACATGGGCCGCGTCATTGCCGACATTCGTGCGGTGATGGCAAAGACGCCAATGCCCCCTGGGACCTTCCTGAGCCTGGAAGGCCAGTTCCAGGCCCAGGAGCAAGCGATGCAACTGATCGTCGGCTTGTCGCTGGTGTCTTTGGCAATGATCTTTCTCGTTCTGTATGTACGCTACAAGTCGGCGGTGTTGGCCGGGATCATCATGGCCAACATTCCGCTTGCGCTGATCGGCAGCGTAGCAGCGATGTGGCTGGCGGGGGTGAGCCTGTCTGTTGCATCCATGGTGGGCTTCATCACGCTGGCGGGCATTGCCACGCGCAACGGGATTTTGAAAGTCAGCCACTACATCAACCTGTGCAAGTTCGAGGGAGAGGTCTTCGGCCAACCCATGATCGTGCGCGGCTCGCTGGAGCGGTTGACCCCGGTGTTGATGACGGCGCTGGTGGCAGCCTTTGCGCTGACCCCGCTGCTGTTGGCGGCCGATGCACCTGGTAAGGAAATCCTGCATCCGGTGGCGGTCGTGATTTTTGGTGGACTCGTCAGCTCAACCTTGCTGGACACGCTGCTGACGCCCGTGATGTTCTGGCTTTTCGGCGAAAGTGCGACCCGGCGCTTGATTGAGGGCGGCAGCGCACAAGCTGAAAGCGAACCGACAAGCCAGGAGGCCTTCTGA
- a CDS encoding HlyD family efflux transporter periplasmic adaptor subunit: MFHVFGLSVITCIAAMFPPVAVAAPGAHGPNGEHLDAPTAVSASGLMRLPDGSVNVPMLAQRRLGILTQLTLETQAAATIELSARVVMDPNASGRVQAIHGGRIEAGPRGLPIAGQTVRQGEVLAYVAHHAEPYALANQQAQLAELRSGRELAAQRVQRLQSLEGTVPRKEIEAARAELQSLTAREKSIGASLAAREALLAPVSGVIARADATKGQVVEAREVLFEVIDPARVLVEATTADPGLPARTGTAHLQGVLGVKLQLIGAARSLRDGVLPMTFRAVPEQSGTALPLAVGQPVTVVASLNEQVKGFVLPAQAVVRNSANEPVVWIKSGAERYIPQPVQYRSLDAATVVVTQGLGADNRVVVQGAPLIAQIR; this comes from the coding sequence ATGTTTCATGTTTTCGGCTTGAGTGTCATCACGTGCATCGCGGCGATGTTCCCACCTGTTGCCGTCGCAGCGCCAGGTGCCCATGGGCCGAACGGTGAGCATCTAGATGCCCCCACGGCGGTCAGCGCATCCGGTTTGATGCGGTTGCCAGACGGCAGTGTCAACGTTCCGATGCTCGCCCAACGGCGCCTGGGCATCCTCACGCAGCTGACCCTGGAAACCCAGGCTGCAGCCACCATCGAATTGTCAGCGCGGGTGGTGATGGACCCTAATGCGAGCGGCCGCGTTCAGGCAATCCATGGGGGCCGGATCGAAGCGGGCCCTCGCGGCCTACCGATCGCCGGCCAGACCGTGCGCCAGGGGGAGGTACTGGCCTATGTGGCCCACCATGCAGAGCCCTATGCGCTGGCAAATCAACAGGCCCAACTGGCGGAGTTGCGCAGCGGCCGGGAGCTGGCTGCACAGCGGGTGCAGCGGCTGCAGTCCCTCGAAGGCACGGTGCCGCGCAAGGAGATCGAGGCCGCACGTGCTGAGCTACAGAGCCTCACCGCGCGCGAGAAAAGCATTGGAGCGAGCCTGGCTGCCCGAGAGGCCTTGCTGGCTCCCGTCTCCGGCGTGATTGCCAGAGCCGACGCAACCAAAGGCCAGGTGGTTGAGGCCCGCGAAGTGTTGTTCGAGGTGATTGACCCTGCACGAGTGTTGGTGGAGGCCACTACGGCAGATCCTGGCTTGCCCGCACGCACGGGTACAGCCCACTTGCAGGGGGTGCTTGGCGTCAAGCTGCAGCTGATCGGCGCTGCGCGCAGCCTGCGTGATGGCGTCCTCCCGATGACTTTCAGGGCCGTCCCGGAGCAATCGGGCACAGCCTTGCCGCTGGCGGTCGGACAGCCCGTCACCGTCGTGGCCTCGCTGAACGAGCAGGTGAAGGGCTTCGTCCTGCCTGCGCAGGCCGTTGTGCGCAACAGTGCCAACGAACCGGTGGTCTGGATCAAGTCCGGTGCAGAGCGCTACATTCCCCAGCCGGTGCAGTACCGGTCCCTGGACGCCGCCACGGTGGTCGTCACGCAGGGCCTGGGCGCTGACAACCGCGTCGTGGTGCAAGGTGCACCGCTCATCGCACAGATCCGCTGA
- a CDS encoding DUF4148 domain-containing protein yields the protein MTQQRLSLSSMIAAATAVVALGLPGMASAAYEHPANNEKGVIVHPEHFKSEKTRAQVKAETEAAMRQGRLSYGESNYPIRTPDVSSGKTREQVINELLSESPAERSARLRLYSRG from the coding sequence ATGACCCAACAACGCCTCTCCCTTTCTTCCATGATCGCAGCCGCAACCGCAGTAGTTGCTCTGGGCCTTCCAGGGATGGCTTCGGCAGCATATGAGCATCCTGCCAACAATGAAAAGGGCGTAATCGTTCACCCGGAACACTTCAAGAGCGAGAAAACCCGCGCCCAAGTCAAGGCGGAGACCGAGGCTGCGATGCGGCAAGGCCGCCTTTCTTATGGTGAGAGCAACTACCCCATCCGCACACCTGATGTAAGTTCTGGCAAGACGCGTGAGCAAGTAATCAACGAACTGCTGAGCGAGTCACCTGCCGAACGCTCCGCGCGTCTGCGTCTCTACTCCCGGGGTTGA
- a CDS encoding TolC family protein produces MAPTLAQAVEAAWQRATQAREAEGQTQRATAERVAISSLWAAPPAVEFSYRDDRWQTSAGRREAEAGLAWPLWLPGQRNARGAAVDADVELSHAAVQAGRLHFAGLVREAAWGIAAQKAESDLADAQWRSLQEISDDVRRRVKAGDLAQADALAAQSEALAAQSAQLAARQRLSASQSQWMTLTGKALAPDLTSAPVVDGAGVSSGGAHFTVETHPDARVAALTVERARKRLDVVAATRRDPPELLLRIRQDTPGRGESAQNSIGVGVRIPLGTASRNQPLQAAALSELDVALTAKQRTEERLAADAAMAQSAVHTAEQQLEAERQRSALLRERATLIDRSFKAGETPLPELLRALAAATQADTSFARQQVALGLARARFQQSLGILP; encoded by the coding sequence GTGGCTCCAACACTGGCACAAGCTGTCGAGGCTGCATGGCAGCGCGCCACACAGGCGAGAGAAGCCGAAGGTCAGACACAGCGGGCTACTGCCGAAAGGGTGGCGATCTCCAGCCTGTGGGCGGCCCCCCCCGCAGTGGAGTTTTCCTACCGGGACGACCGCTGGCAAACGTCGGCTGGACGTCGGGAAGCCGAGGCCGGCCTGGCGTGGCCGCTGTGGTTGCCTGGGCAGCGCAATGCACGCGGCGCTGCTGTGGATGCCGACGTAGAGCTGTCCCATGCTGCCGTTCAAGCGGGGCGCCTGCATTTTGCTGGGCTGGTACGTGAAGCCGCCTGGGGCATTGCCGCGCAAAAGGCCGAGTCCGACCTGGCGGACGCCCAGTGGAGGTCCTTGCAGGAGATCTCCGATGACGTGCGTCGCCGCGTCAAAGCGGGTGATCTGGCCCAGGCGGATGCGCTTGCCGCTCAATCCGAAGCGCTCGCTGCGCAATCTGCACAGTTGGCTGCACGCCAGCGCTTGAGCGCCAGCCAGTCGCAATGGATGACCCTGACGGGCAAAGCCCTGGCGCCTGATCTCACGTCTGCCCCGGTTGTTGATGGGGCCGGAGTTTCATCGGGCGGGGCGCACTTCACCGTTGAAACCCACCCCGATGCGCGTGTCGCTGCGCTGACGGTTGAGCGCGCTCGCAAGCGGCTGGACGTGGTGGCCGCCACGCGGCGCGACCCTCCAGAGCTCTTGTTGCGTATCCGACAAGACACCCCCGGGCGGGGTGAGTCGGCTCAAAACAGCATCGGCGTCGGCGTGCGCATTCCCCTGGGCACAGCGAGCCGCAACCAACCTCTGCAAGCTGCCGCACTGAGTGAGCTGGATGTAGCGCTGACCGCGAAACAGCGAACCGAGGAGCGGCTGGCTGCTGACGCCGCGATGGCGCAGTCTGCGGTGCACACGGCAGAGCAGCAACTGGAAGCGGAGCGCCAGCGCTCGGCACTCCTGCGGGAGCGTGCCACGCTCATTGATCGGTCTTTCAAAGCTGGAGAAACACCGCTGCCGGAGTTGTTGCGCGCGCTCGCTGCAGCTACCCAGGCCGACACCAGCTTCGCACGCCAGCAAGTGGCCCTGGGCCTGGCCCGCGCCCGCTTCCAGCAATCTCTCGGAATCCTTCCATGA
- a CDS encoding EamA family transporter — MARGSLSLPALQGGLLALLAAALFGISTPLVQRLGAGLGAFTTAALLYAGAAVVGALSLRTAAHEARLQRSDAWRLIGMAGFGAALGPVALSWGLQHTSGASASLMLTLEALFTATLAWWLYSETMDRRVWAAMLLLLAGGMALVVDQGLEGGTQLLGLLAVLLATVAWGVDNTLSRGLAERDPSQVVMAKASLGAAATACLATAWGEPLPSLTAALGLFAVGATGYGLSLRFYLLAQRAFGAARTGSVFAFAPFIGAAVAFGFGERSAGWLMLLGGLLMLAGVLLHLAESHGHEHTHEPMEHEHAHRHDDGHHSHVHDVMPTGSHSHVHFHEPVTHAHPHAPDVHHQHRH; from the coding sequence ATGGCGCGCGGCTCTCTGTCCTTGCCTGCACTGCAAGGCGGTCTGCTGGCCTTGCTGGCCGCAGCCTTGTTTGGCATCAGCACCCCGCTGGTTCAACGGCTGGGTGCTGGGCTGGGGGCGTTCACGACGGCTGCGCTGCTGTATGCGGGGGCGGCTGTCGTTGGTGCCTTGTCCCTGCGGACCGCTGCTCACGAGGCAAGGTTGCAGAGATCCGACGCCTGGCGCCTCATCGGCATGGCAGGGTTTGGCGCTGCCCTAGGTCCTGTCGCCCTGTCCTGGGGTCTGCAACACACAAGCGGTGCCAGCGCGTCGCTCATGCTCACGCTGGAAGCGCTGTTCACAGCCACTCTGGCGTGGTGGTTGTATAGCGAGACCATGGACCGCCGTGTGTGGGCAGCCATGCTTCTTTTGCTGGCCGGTGGCATGGCTTTGGTCGTGGACCAGGGCCTGGAGGGCGGCACGCAGCTGCTCGGTCTGCTTGCGGTGCTACTGGCGACGGTGGCCTGGGGCGTGGACAACACCCTGTCCCGGGGACTGGCCGAGCGCGATCCCAGCCAGGTCGTAATGGCAAAGGCCTCGCTGGGAGCCGCTGCGACAGCATGTCTTGCCACGGCGTGGGGCGAGCCTTTGCCCTCCCTGACGGCAGCTCTAGGGCTCTTTGCCGTGGGGGCCACGGGGTATGGCTTGAGTCTTCGGTTCTACCTTCTAGCGCAGCGGGCTTTTGGGGCGGCGCGGACTGGCTCCGTGTTCGCCTTTGCACCTTTCATCGGTGCGGCTGTAGCGTTCGGCTTCGGTGAACGGTCTGCGGGGTGGCTGATGCTGCTCGGTGGTCTTCTGATGCTTGCGGGGGTGCTGCTGCATTTGGCCGAGAGCCACGGGCATGAACATACGCACGAGCCGATGGAGCATGAGCACGCCCACCGTCATGACGATGGACACCATTCGCACGTTCATGACGTGATGCCCACGGGGAGCCACAGCCATGTGCACTTCCATGAGCCGGTCACCCACGCCCATCCCCATGCGCCGGATGTTCACCACCAGCACAGGCATTGA